Genomic segment of Shewanella sp. OMA3-2:
AGCATCTCGAAAACTCAGCTGATTTGGAAATACATTTTTAAGCGATTTCGCCATTAAAATCATTTTATAACGTATTAAATTATAAGCTAATAATAGTCCCCATAGCTCTTGATTTATTAACTCTGGAAGATTGCTTCTCAGCGTAAATCGACTTTCTAACATATATTGTTTCATTTCTCGATAACCCAGCTCTATCTCCCAGCGATGTGTATATAAATCAACTATTTCTGCACCCGGATAGGCCATAACATCAAGCATTGAACTCAGAATGTTGACCTGTTTACCTTTTATCTGACGAGTGGTTAATCTGGCTTCTATTGTTAATGGTAATTCAGGGCGTTTCTTTCTCGATTGAGGCGTTGTACTTAACCTGACAAGCTTATCGTGCTTACCTAAACTGCGGATTGTTTCATATTGAGTGCCTTTTTTTAACGGTAATAACCAATGGGTGTTGACGCCTTTAGCCTGCCAATCGTGTAATAAGCCTAGCGAGTAAAAGCCTTTATCAAACAAGGTTAAGCTGTTGTCGGGTACACTTTTGATAAGCTTAGCCGCTAAGTTCATTTCATTTTCAGCCACACTGTCAAAGACGCTATCAACCAGTAAATGACTACTCAGTTCCATCATACAAACCATGCGCACTTGAGGGTAACCAGACTCACTTGATTTGTTTGCTGTGCGCGCAAAAGCTGCACTATTCTCTTTCGTTTCAGGCGTTCTCCAGACTACGCCATCAACGCCAAAGAGGTTCAAACCGCACCAATGAGGATGTTCAGCACGTTGATGCCATGTGGCCGCTGAGCGATGAAATATATCGCGAACCACATCACTGCCAAGCTTTTTTCTGGCCTGTGTGACAGCACTTCTCGCCACATAATCAACCTCTTGTGGCAGCACAATATCAAGCTTGTTAATCAATTGACGAACGGATTCAGTGCGAAATAAAGACATCCCAATAACAGCCCAAACCATAGCGTCCATGGGGAGTTTTCGACGTCTTAATGTGGCAACACCATTGGAGTCTAGACAAGATTGAATAATATCGGGTTCAAGGACATCAGCAAGAGATGAAAATTCGGTGAGTCGGTTAATTGAAGTGCGAGCAAGTGCTTCTGAAAGTTCCATAAAAAAATCCGATAATAAAGATTATCGGATTTTGGCAGACTAAAAGGATCGGTCAATAGATCGGTATATTTTTTATCACTTCAGTTCTTAACTGATCGGCATTATGAATTATCAGCCCTTTTTTATTGATGACTTTGGGAAGGATAAAAGATGACCTTCCTAAGTCATTATGCCTGTGTATCTACACCTGGCCCGCCTTGCGATACCATCACCATAGCGGGACGCAATAAACGGTCATTTAAAATATAACCTTTCTGCATCACTAACATCACAGTATTTTCTGGGTATTCCGCACTTGGCTGCATACCTATTGCTTGATGATTGGCTGGATTAAACACATCACCTAATGGGTTAACTTGAACCACACCAAACTTTTCAACAGAGTTTAGGAACCCTTTCATTGTTAACTCAACACCCTCATAAATCGCTTTAGTGGCTTCATCCTCTGGTGAGGTACCTTGTAAAGCTCGTTCCATGTTGTCGATAACGGGCAGCAGCTCATTAGCAAATTTTTCTAGCGCAAACTTACGCGCTTGTTCTACGTCTTTAGCTGTACGTGTACGAATATTTTGTATTTCAGCCGCCGCACGCACCTCAACCTCTTTACGATCAGCTAATGCAGCTTCAGACGCTGCTAATAACTGCTCTAATTCTTCAATGCGGAAATTGGCTTGGGTTAACTCATCCATTAAGCTTGCTTCGCCAGCTTCAATGACAGTGCCTTCTTCCACTTGATCTTGGGTATCGATATCTTGTGGATCGTAGTTTGACTCGTTGCTCATTTTCACTCCAGCTAAAAAATGCGATGTTTTCAGTAATCTTGATAGAAACATATCAGAAGAAGATTAATTATCATGCTTCTGACACTTTTAATTAGTTTGGGTATATTATGGGGATCAATTTCAGCGTTTCAAGGCTTTTAAGCCTAACAAATATCAATATGAGCAAAAAGTTTAATACTATCGGCCTTATAGGTAAACCGCATCATCATGGCACAAACTTAACCTTGAAGCGTTTGCATCATTGGTTATCAGCACAAGGCTACCAAGTCATTGTTGAGTCACGTATTTCGGCAGAGCTTGGCAATGATATATCATCCATGGACTTACTTGAGATGGGGGCGCATTGTGATCTGGCCATTGTGGTAGGTGGTGATGGCAATATGCTTGGTGCTGCACGGGTATTAGCCCGTTTTGATGTGGCAGTTATTGGCGTTAACCGAGGTAATTTAGGTTTTTTAACCGACTTACCACCAGAAAATTTTGAAGATACGCTCGCAGAAGTGCTTGATGGCAAGTTTGAAACTGAATACCGCTTTTTATTAGAAGCCGAAGTGCATCGCCATGGTAAAATCACCTCAAGTAATACCGCTGTCAATGAAGCGGTATTGCATCCTGGTAAAATTGCTCACATGATCCAATTCGAAGTCTACATAGATGAACAGTTTATGTACAGCCAGCGCGCTGATGGCATGATTGTATCTACACCAACTGGCTCTACTGCATATTCATTATCAGCAGGAGGCGCCATCTTAACCCCTAATTTGCAAGCGCTTATTCTAGTGCCTATGTTCCCCCATACTCTTTCTTGTCGCCCAATTGTGGTTGATGCCTGTAGCACCATCAAATTAGTGGTATCACCCGATAACGGTGAAAACCTTGAAGTGAGCTGTGACGGCCATGTTCATTTAGCCGTATTGCCGGGTGATGAAATTATTATCCGCCGTTCGAGCGAACAATTACGACTAATCCACCCTAAAGGACATAATTATTTTCACGTATTGCGTAATAAACTTGGCTGGGGCAGCAAGCTGTTTTAAGCGCTTGATATTCTTGTTTGTCCTAGACAATCACATGCGTGGACATTTTAACTATCAACGACTAGCTTTAAACTGGGTTACTTTAAATCAAGTTTAAAGTGATGATTTACTTAATAAATATAGTTTTAGAAACAGACTAACATAAAAAATTTTGCCTTAATGCCATCTTTTTTCAGCTTTCTATCGCATACCCAGTTGCAGCATGGAGCCTATGGGTGCGTAAACGGTATGCACCTTAAACCAGTACCACTTATCCAATAGAACTGCTGGATGACAGGCTTATGTTTTAACGGTTGAATTGTAGAAATAAATAAGGAAAATTCAAACTTAGAAACATAAAACAACAAAAAGTCTCTTTATTTTATACCGCAGGCTACACACAACAAGCTAGCAAACCCACTTGCAATGTTTCTGCATTTAATAAGCTTGTGGCGATAATTTCTAACCGCGAATCGTTCGCGTCATCCAGTTCAGTTAAACTCAGCTGTGTATCGACCATGTTAACCCCTAGAATGCCCTCTTCAGTAATCATCACAGCTTTAAGACGTAATATTTCCGCTTGCTTAAATGTTTCAATCCATGCCATTAATAAATCAAAATCAAATATTACGCTTGGACTGATTAACCACCCCACACTGAAACACCCTTCACCTTGATTGATTTTACACACCACTTCCCCCTCATTTAAAGCAGGTAAAGTGGTCTCTTCAACCTGATTAAACCATAGATTTGATTTTGCTGATAAACCACTGTTTAACAAAGCATGTTGTGGCTTAGTCTGTTGAATAGGCTTAATGGTTTTTTCATGAGGTTTATGCAAACTGTTTAGTAAAGTGTCAATAAGCTGCGGTGAGCTAAAATGATCTGCAGCGGTAACAACACTAGGATTAATTTTCAGCTCGTCAAAATAGGCGGTTAACGCGTCAATATCCGACTGTTGGTAAAGTTCACTTTTACTGGCAACGATGACATCGGCTATTAACAATTGCTGAATATATATTTCATGCTGACGATAACGGTTATCTGCAAGTTTTCTGGCATCCACTAAACATAAACATGCCTGTAGATTAATGACTTGTTGGTAATGTGGCTCACTCAAAGTATTGATAATTTGCTGTGGATGACCAATACCGGTCGGTTCAATTAGTAACCTATCAGGCTTTGCCCGTTGAATAATTTGATTTATTGCCACTTGTATCGGTATACCGGCCGCGCAACATAAACAGCCACCAGCAACTTCTTTTATTACCACACCTTCAGCAGGCGAAGTATTAATTAACCCAGCATCAATACCAATTTCACCAAACTCATTCACCAGTACCGCCCAAACCTCATTTTCAGGTTTATGCTTAAGTAACTGTTTAATTAAGCTGGTTTTACCTACACCTAGAAAGCCTGTAATCACATTGGTATTGACGGGTTTGATGATCATATTTTGCTTATTTCAATTATTTTGATTAATTCAGTTATTTCTTCTTACTGTATTTGCCATGGCGTTGTGGTTTGCTTGACTCTTTATCAAATTGACCTGAGCGATTATTGCGATTTGGACGAGCATGCTTTTTAACTGTTTTAGTCGGATCTGATGCCAATTCACGGTAACGCGCAGGAAGCGGTGCACCTTGCTCATAACCTGCAATGCTTGTTAATACTAAACGCTGCTGAATAACCCCTTCAATAGCTTCAAGGCATTCCTGCTCTTGTGGGCTAACCAGTGAAATAGCTTCGCCCGCTAAACCAGCACGACCGGTACGGCCTATACGGTGAACATAATCTTCAGGCTCTTCAGGTAGTTCAAAGTTAATCACCCGTGGTAACGCTTGTATATCTAGCCCTCTGGCGGCTAAATCAGTTGCCACTAATACCCGTAATTTACCAGACTTAAACTCTTCAAGTGCCTTATTACGTGCACCTTGAGATTTATCGCCATGGAATACGGCACTTTTAATCCCGTCTAATGACAATTCTTTTTGGAGATGATCAGCGGTTTCTTTACGGCTGGTGAACACCATCACTTGCTGCCAATTATGTTTGCCGATGAGTTCTGATAATAACTCGGCTTTACGGCGCTGATCGACTTGATAGGCCAGTTGAGTCACTGTTGCTGCAGTGGTTGTGGTTGCCACATTAATGTGCTCAGGTGAAATCAGCATATCATCGGCTAACAATTTAATTTCATCAGAAAAAGTTGCTGAAAACATCATAGTCTGGTGATCGCGATTAATAAGTCGTTTCACTTTTTCAATGTCTTTAACAAAGCCTAAATCAAGCATGCGGTCTGCTTCATCAATGACTAAATACTTTACCGATGAAAGAGATAAGTCGTGCTGACCAACAATATCAAAAAGACGACCTGGGGTAGCGACTAAAATATTAACCCCTTGGTTTATTGCTGTCAGTTGTGGGCGAATACTGGCGCCGCCATAAACCGCGACACTTTTAATAGACGGTAAAAACTGACTAAATTGGACAATATTTTGCTCAATTTGAATCGCTAGTTCACGTGTAGGCGTCATGATTAATACTGTCAAATGAGAAGCACTCAACTTATCGCTATTATCAAAACTATCCTCATCTGCAGAGGTAATCATTTCAATCAACGGCAATGCAAATGCGGCTGTTTTACCTGTTCCAGTTTCAGCATTCGCCAGAATATCTTTACCAGCCTGGATTTTTGGGATCACCGCCAACTGGATTGGTGTTGGGATCACATAACCAATTGCGGTCAGTGCTCGTTGAATTTCAGGCTTTAATCCTAGCGATAAAAATGACATAACAGGCTCTATACAATAAAAGAATTAGCAATCGCACATTATATACTGAATTGACCTGAAAACTTATAAAAAACGCTAATGGCACTCAGGTTTGACGATCATAGATCAAACATCTCAAGTAACATTTTGTATCAACCTGACAATTTTGGTTGAATCAATGGCCTAAAACAGCAACTATGTGACAAAACTTATAACAACTTCATAAAGGAATATATGAAACCTTATTTATTTGCAGCAGTTTTAATCAGTTTAACCGCCTGTGGTGGTTCAGACTCATCCTCAGAAACACCAGCCCTGGATCCGACTCCTAAGCCAACACCTGAGCTAGCGATTAATGTCTGTTATTTAGTAGACACAACTATGGGCGAATTCACCTTAGGTATTGATAACACTAACATGCCGGTCACCTCTGCTAATTTTAGTCGTTATGTTAACGAGAAATTTTATGATGGCACTCTATTTCATCGTATTGCCAATAACTTTGTTAACCAAGGGGGTGGTTTTACCTCTGGTCTCAATGCAAAGTCCACTAATGATCCAATTAAAAATGAATCAAGTGTGGGCCTTAAAAATAATCGCGGCACTATCGCCATGGCGCGTACCCAGGTATTAGATTCAGCGACCAGTCAGTTCTTCATTAACATTCATGATAACGATAACTTAAATTATCCTAGCCAGGGCGGCTATGCTGTGTTTGGTATGGTCGTTGAAGGCATGGAAGTGGTTGATATTATGAATGCTGTTAATACTCAGTCAGTGCAAAAAAATGGACAAATTTTCACTGATGTTCCTGTTGAAGAGATTGTCATTAATTCAATTAGAGAAACAAACTGCCCAGGGTAATAAATTAACCAGACCGTTTACTACTATTAATGAAAAAACGAGTTGAGGTAACATAACAACAAAAACACTAAAAAAGGTGCCAGCGCACCTTTTTTAGTATTTCTCATCGAATATTTGATAGCCTCACAAAGATTGCCCACTGAGATTAGTATGTTCACTACAGATAACATAATCTGTGGAAGTAGCATCATGGCGACAAAGTTTGGCTTTATACACGCGTTTATCGTGACAGATAAATCACTGGTCGCTATTGGTTTAGTCGCTAAGATGGCTGATAAATGACAAACTTAAATATTCAAGTTTCAGAATTTGATGACGTTCAGCCCTACCCTACTTAATAAGCAATGTAGTGGCAAAGTTGGCTTTGTTAACTCAAAAACAATCTGACTTTATTATTTCACTCGGGAATGGTTCACAGCATGACAGTACAAATAGAATCACATTAGTTGCCATTAATACCTCTGCGGCTCCGCAAGTAGAATAACACTTTATTGTATTATCACTGATTAAACACTTCATCATTAAATGGCTATTGTCGCTAAAAAATTTCCCTATGCTATCGTTAAATGCCCCCGAACTCATGCTAGAAAAACCGGCTGTATTTACAGCGGCCACAAGCATAGATGCATTAACACATACTATTGAAGTCTATGCCTCTACTGCTACTAGTCCCATTACAGATGCGTGTGCCATTAAAGCTATCAAATCAATTCGAGAAATTTAATGATTGTAATCAGTAATGGTTAAAATATTGATGTTCGCTAACAAGTGGCCTATGCTCAGTTTTTAGCCTGCATGACCTCAACCATGCAAACTTAGACAACATCCTTTTTACGGCACATCGCCTAGGTGCTCTCTATGACCTACCTCACTGAATGCGTAATGCCATTGTATTACTCTATGCACAAATTTATAACGCCAAAGCAATACCACAGCGTTTGGTCTATATAGCAAAGGTTTTGGGGGAGGGAATATCAGCGGCTAATTCGCTGAAGCAACGATACTAGTCACTGATGCAATTAAGCGCTTATCTGAAACAATTGATAATCCAGCTAAACTTACAAAGATAGATGAAAAAGCCGAAGATATTCCAATCGTGGCAGAAGATGCATTAAAAGATGGCAGTGGTTTGTCCAATCCACAGCAAGCCAGTTTTGAAGCAACATGCCCAATTTATCAATCTGTATTGTAAAAATTAACGCGTGACAACTGCCGATATAGCCTACTTAAAGTGTTATTTCAATTATTATAAGCCTCGCATTTTTACGTGCTTTTTATTAGGTAAATTTTGTTTACCAACAAATGGTTAGTTAATACATTAGTAAAAGCGAACCTAGCTCTCAGATCTGATAATAACGATTGACCCCAATAGAATTTACGGTCTATGATAAATTATCTTACAAAGAAAAGGTGCTCCTAAAATGACAGCGATTACTCATGTCCACAATTACACCGTTCGTTGCCCTCACTACCAACAAAATGACAAACAAGCCTCTTGGCAAAATCATATCGAAGTTAACCATTCTTGCGAAATAGCCTTAGACAGAATCACTAAATGGCATAATAATGCTGGCAGTAAATTATTTGAAATAGATGGCATTACTATTCGTAAAGCTGATAAGGAAGAAGCTTACTTTGCTATGCAGAGTAGCCGTTTAAAAAATGATGGTCACGGTTTAGTCACTTTTAAAGTTTATTTAGATAACTGCTGCCAAGACGCTTCTGTCAATGACATTATGGCCCATCTGATCAATGACTATATGCAACGTTGTGAAAAAATCAGCTAATCAAATAATTATCTACATTACGATCAATAAAAAAGGTTTAGTACCACACTAAGCCTTTTTTATTGTGCCAAAGGGTCATAATAATTTTCCGTAATAACTATCCACAATTTAACTGCATAAAACCACCCGCATGAGTCCCTTGATCAAAAGTTAAACCTTTAAAATGATTATTAAGTAAGGCTTGCTGATGTTGTTGATTATGTGTGCTAATACATAAATATTCCCCGCTACAAAGATGACGGCGTTGCACACTGGGTTTATCCCATAAAACAGATCCTATCGGCTGACAGTCAGGTAAAGCTAACGGCAATAAACCAGTACTATTTCTCAGATAACATCTTAATCCAGCTCCAGCTCGCGCTATAATCGCATCAAAACGCGTTAAGTCGATGCTGATATAAACCATATTAGTAAAAATATGTAGCCCGGAATTCATCATCCGCGTATTGAGGTAATTAAGCATTTCTACTGGATTAAGTAGCTCGCTACTCATCCCCGTCCTAAAACTTTTCAGTTTTTGATTAATAAAGCTACGCAGCAATACACACCCAAAGGCAGCACTGTTGTCTTCAGGTTGGAAGTGAGCCATATACATCACAAGATGATCATCACCAACCATAGTGGAATCTATAAAATAAGCGCTGACATCGCTGTTTTTAAATAAACTGTAATCTATCGCTGCTTGTGGGTATTGAATATGAGAAGCGGGAAAAAGTTGTTGTTGTACGTTTTTGGCTGCTTGTGAGTTTTGTTCAAGTAACAATAAGTTTTCATTTAACTCAAGATACGATAATTCAGCTAATTGACGCTCAAATACATCTGCAGGGTCATAGGTGTTTTTTGTAGTTTGATTAACAGATTGATTTAATGCTTGCTGAATAGCCGCTTCAATAATAAATAAATCGGCTAAGGGTTTAACCAGATAGTCACATGCACCAATTCGTAATGCCTCAACGACATCAGACATGTCATCATTGCCTGAAATAACAATTGCTGGCACGTTTGGATTAATCACCATCATCTGTCTTAACATGGCTAAACCACCTAACTTAGGCATATTTAAATCAGCGATGACAATATCAAATGCACACTCACTGAAAAGCACCAAACCTTGGCGACCATCAGCGGCATGTTTAACCACAGCCCCTTTATTTTGTAAAAAATCTGTCACTAACTGACTAAAAACAGGATCATCTTCAACAATTAAAACGGATATATCTGTTAGTACCATACTACAACTCCACAGATGAAACCTGCCAGAGTTGTACCTCTCTGGCTATTTACTCTAACTCATCCATATATTCATCTAACAGTTCATCATCCTGTTGATTCTGGGGCACATTACCATCATAAACTTTATAATCCATGTGCTGGAAATATGCTTCTTTTACAAATGTATAAGGGTCTAGAGCATTGTCTAGCAGTCTTTCTTGGTCAATAGCTGACGCACGCGTGTGTAACCCTTTTAAAGCCCACTTTAATGCCGATTGCCATAACGTAAACTCTGATAAAGGAAAGTATAGACCATCAACCCAGTCTGTCGCGAGTTCACGCGTCACATAAGGGCCTAAAAAGGGCGCCATAAAATAAGGGCCATTGGGAACACCGTAATATCCAAGTACTTCATTGAAGTCATCATCTTTACGCGGCATCCCCATCATATCGGCAACATCAACAATGCCTAGAAGACCTAGGGTGCTGTTAATTGTGAATCGTCCTCCAGCATTGGCAGACCAACCCCATTTACCCTGTAAAGCGTTATTGACCATTGAGCTAGGCTCTTCAAAATTACGCACGAAATTATCTAAACCGGACTTAACCGGATGAGGGACATAATCATTGTAACCATGTGCTACTGGGCGAAATAAATACTTATCAAAATATAGGTAATTTAAATCCCACATCACGCGGTTAAACCCTTCAAATGGGTCTCGGAGATCATTGTGGAGAACAGTAACAGAAGACGTATTATCATCTAGTTGCGCTAAATCGGCCTCAGGCTCATTAGCGACAACATTACTGACACTTAGTAACAGGAAAGGAAGTAATATTCCTTTAGACATATTCATAATACTCTCTTAAAAACACAACGGCTAAAGCGATAAACAAACTGCTATTTTGTCGTTTTTATTAAAGCAATGATTGTTCAGGTCGATAAATGCTGAGATAGTCAATCTCAGTTTGTAACGCAGGCTAACGAGTCATCACCAAACTGACCGTGAACTCTAAAAAGCCATTAAGCCGCTAAGGATACTTCAGCAGGCATTAATCGCAAACTCAAAATTGTAAAAATAAATTAAATTTGCATCTTTAGTTTTATAATAGAAACATCTAAGGCCATAACATGAAGGCGTCAGACACAAGATTACAACCAACAGTAAATACAAGCTCTGATGGTAAAACTGAGAAAATAAATAAAATCACTGGCTCAGCTAATCAGCATGTACAGACACCTGCTAATAAGTCCCAACTTTTGTCTGATGTTTCCTTACGCGTAAATACCAACAACTCCGCATCAACAGCGGCAACTCAATCAACTTCGGCGACCCTCAATACAATCCCCCAAAGAACGAGTTCAAGCGCAACCAACAGCCCTACTGTTATCAGTGCTGATAAATCACTTATCGCAACCAATAATATTCAACCAGTAATGATATCTACAACTCAAAATAATACCCCATCACAAAATGTGAATGTCACTATCGCAAATCAACAGTATCAACTTAACTTGACCGCAGAACTGCAAAAAATATTTCAAAACAGTGCACAAATTGTTATTACTGCTGATGCAGTGAAAGAGCTTAACCAGCAAAGAGTAGCTGTTATGCATACATTGATGCAAACAGCATTGATAGATGGCTCATCCAAATTGGCGCCTACATCTACGCCTGCACCAAATCAACAAGTGCAAACTCAACTGATATTATTAGCCCAAGCCATTCAAATAACGTTACCTACATCTTTAGTGGCACTGGCTGTTCAAAATGGAGTATCTACAGAGCAATTATCACAATTAGCCTCTAGAGCCCATGGTTATCCATTGCCTAATGCGGTTATTAACCAACAACAACTCACCTTTGTCGATGGGCCGACAATCAAGTTGGATCATGCTCATTTAGCAAAGGGGCAATACCTAGTCAATATTATAAACGTTAATCAGCGATTAGTACTGACACTTACCCCTGTGCAAGCCGAAGTAAAGGTGAGTTTGACTCCAACAACTCAAGCGCCAGATAACCCAGTTACAACTAAGCAAGACGCTATTGTGTTAAGCAAACCAGAGCCTGCACAGATGCTTAATCTGCTATTTAAAAAGCTCGAAACTTCTTTGTTAACCGAAACAACCCTAAGAAATAATCACCAGACTAACGGACAAGCATCTCAACCTGAAACGACGATTAAACAAGATCTATCAAAAGATGGTTCAAATATACCGAGCAAATTAGCTGCTATTCCTGGTCCCAAAATAGATACATCATCGGCACAAAAAATGGCCAAAGACATTGCTGGCGTTTTAAATCAGAACGCTTTAGACCCAGATGCTTTAAACTCGAGTTCAACTAAAGTAAAAGCATCACTAGACATAAATAATACAGCCTCCTCTAATGCAGATAAGCCGACTTTAGGGCCTATTGAAGTATTACAAAAAGCACTGTCTAAAGCTGGCGCCATGCCCATAATGACTAAAACAGCAAGCCAATCCCCTCAAAATCTAGCATTAGAATTGCTAAAGTTACTGCCACAATTAGCACCTCAACCTATGACTACATTGACAGAGCCAAATCAATTATTGGGTGAGTTACACAGTATCAGCGGATTAAATTTAGCTCAAACTACACCCCCCGCAACACAGTCTCAACTTTTTTCAGGTGGTGCAGTATCAACACTATTTCAGCTATTATTAGGCGTTAAAGCTCAAAATAGCGGTAAACAAATCAGCGAAAAATTACAAAACCATTTACAGTTGTTACAACGTTTAACCGCAGGAAAACTCTCTGCAAGTAACGGTTTATTGAGCTTACTGGAAAAAGCAGGCACCTTAGATAGCATGAGTCAGCTAGCCAATAGCTTCCAACTTTATCAGCAAGCCAGCGGTAGTGATCAAACGCTAAATTGGTATTTTGCTTTACCCTATTCCCTCAATCAACGTAACGAACAGTTTGAAGGGCACTTTCAAAAGGAGCCAGATAAGGACACTGAAGATAAAGTGGGTTGGCGTTTACAGTTGAAATTTAATTTATCTCAAGGTGCAATCTTGATTATCGCGCACAAAAAAGGTGAGGTACTCAATTTGCAGTTTAAAGGTAATAACCAACTGTTATTAGATAAAATTTCTAATTTTAATAGCGCATTATCACAAAAAATTAGCCAAATTGGTTTTACACCTGGCGAATTTTCAACTCAAATTGCCAATATTCCTGCAACCCTGTTACCGGGTGACCATTTCTTAGTAAAGACGCGCGCTTAATTAGCTTGGATTGTGAGGTAAATATGCAAAAAAATGATGATGAAAACAAAGTGAAGCATGCTGTCGCCTTAAGTTTTGATGGCAAACACGCACCTAAAATAACCGCGTCAGGCAAAGATTTAGTCGCGGAAGAAATTATCTCGCTGGCGAAAGAAGCCGGAGTGCATATTCATCAAGACCCTCATCTAAGCGAGTTTCTACAACTACTTGAAATTGGTGAAGAGGTTCCTAAAGAGCTTTATCTTTTAATTGCAGAACTCATTGCTTTTATCTATATGCTAGAGGGGAAATTCCCAGAACAATGGAATAATTTACATCAACGTATTCTTACCGAAGTTTAACGACCGGGATGTTCTTCCTCTAACTCAGTAGAAAAAATAACAGGCAGCAAAAATTTTGAAACTGTGTTCGCATGGTCAAATAGCTTGGTGACGTGGTAAACTTCACACCCATTCCCTATTCTAGCAATTGACACTAAAACTCATGACTGACTCTCCATTTACTATCAGCAAAGTGGCCACTTCTAGTGCTGAAAAACGTGCAATAAGTTATGCCAGTACAATTTTCAATTTATTTGATTCTGTACTTTTCACGAAACAGCCTGCAGATCGCATAATAGCCAACTATTTTAGAGAACATAAAAAGCATGGTTCAAAAGATCGCCGCGTGATCAGGGAAAGCTTGTTTAGCTTATTTCGTTGGTGGGGGTGGATAAAACAACTTGGCGACTACCAACAGCAAGCGACTTTCTTTAGCATGCTAGCGAGTGCGGCACAATTAGAAAACCATTCATGGATTGATATTCGTGACGCTTGGTTAAAGTTTGGCAACCATCCTCATTTAGCTACCCCACTGCCATCATCTGAATCTGATAGCGTTGTCGATAAACTTCATCTGTTTAAGCAATTCTCTCAACTGGACAGCTGCACACTTGAACAGCTTTTACCCACTTGGTTTTGGCTGCACTGTAATGTGGATTCTGAAATAGAAAAGCAGGCTTTAATCCAGGCCATGAGTTCACGCCCGCCTATTTGGGCAAGGGCACAGCAGTCTTCGACTCAAAATGTATTGAACCGATTGTCCCAGGACAATATTCAGGCTGTAGGTTCTGAGTATTTTAATGACACGATTAATTTAGGCCATAACAGCATT
This window contains:
- a CDS encoding cytoplasmic protein, with protein sequence MTAITHVHNYTVRCPHYQQNDKQASWQNHIEVNHSCEIALDRITKWHNNAGSKLFEIDGITIRKADKEEAYFAMQSSRLKNDGHGLVTFKVYLDNCCQDASVNDIMAHLINDYMQRCEKIS
- a CDS encoding peptidylprolyl isomerase — protein: MKPYLFAAVLISLTACGGSDSSSETPALDPTPKPTPELAINVCYLVDTTMGEFTLGIDNTNMPVTSANFSRYVNEKFYDGTLFHRIANNFVNQGGGFTSGLNAKSTNDPIKNESSVGLKNNRGTIAMARTQVLDSATSQFFINIHDNDNLNYPSQGGYAVFGMVVEGMEVVDIMNAVNTQSVQKNGQIFTDVPVEEIVINSIRETNCPG
- a CDS encoding MlaA family lipoprotein translates to MNMSKGILLPFLLLSVSNVVANEPEADLAQLDDNTSSVTVLHNDLRDPFEGFNRVMWDLNYLYFDKYLFRPVAHGYNDYVPHPVKSGLDNFVRNFEEPSSMVNNALQGKWGWSANAGGRFTINSTLGLLGIVDVADMMGMPRKDDDFNEVLGYYGVPNGPYFMAPFLGPYVTRELATDWVDGLYFPLSEFTLWQSALKWALKGLHTRASAIDQERLLDNALDPYTFVKEAYFQHMDYKVYDGNVPQNQQDDELLDEYMDELE
- a CDS encoding EscU/YscU/HrcU family type III secretion system export apparatus switch protein; its protein translation is MQKNDDENKVKHAVALSFDGKHAPKITASGKDLVAEEIISLAKEAGVHIHQDPHLSEFLQLLEIGEEVPKELYLLIAELIAFIYMLEGKFPEQWNNLHQRILTEV
- a CDS encoding response regulator; translated protein: MVLTDISVLIVEDDPVFSQLVTDFLQNKGAVVKHAADGRQGLVLFSECAFDIVIADLNMPKLGGLAMLRQMMVINPNVPAIVISGNDDMSDVVEALRIGACDYLVKPLADLFIIEAAIQQALNQSVNQTTKNTYDPADVFERQLAELSYLELNENLLLLEQNSQAAKNVQQQLFPASHIQYPQAAIDYSLFKNSDVSAYFIDSTMVGDDHLVMYMAHFQPEDNSAAFGCVLLRSFINQKLKSFRTGMSSELLNPVEMLNYLNTRMMNSGLHIFTNMVYISIDLTRFDAIIARAGAGLRCYLRNSTGLLPLALPDCQPIGSVLWDKPSVQRRHLCSGEYLCISTHNQQHQQALLNNHFKGLTFDQGTHAGGFMQLNCG